The genome window TGTCGGGATGTTTCATGCACCAGGATTGTGTTTTTTGTGAATCCCCTTCGGTACACCAGTATATTCCACCGGCCACGCTCGCGACCGAGGCAAAGTCTTTAGAAAAGGCCACACCTAATTGCACTGCCATAAAGCCACCGGAAGAAACTCCGGAAACAGAGATCGCACTCTTGTCAATATTGTAGGCCTTTAGTGACTCTGCTTGTGGAGTTGGTGGCTCCGCTTGGAAGGCCTTCGCCAAAGAAAACTGAACAAGTATTACCAGAAAAAATAGAGATACTTTCATGGGAATCTCCTTACGCTTCGAGTGTTCGTGTTCCGCGAGATCTTGTCAATTAAGGACAACTTGAGTGGACGATGTTTGCTCACAAGATTTGTCACTTTTATTTTAGCTTTAGACGAATTCGTGGTGAAAATGCGCTTTAAAGGATTTGAGCAAGGACTCAAGTTTGCACCAACACTCACGGCACTTCAGATTTGGAGGAAGAATGAAAGCTCTAGTTACGTTTTTAGCAATGACTCTGTCGTTCTCTTCGGCCTTTGCGGATGGGACTATTTACTGTACAGCCATTGATCAGGACAACGGGCAAAGACAAGACGTGCTTTTGTTAGAGCCTGAAGACATGTATCTGTTAACAGTCGCCAAAGCGGATCAGTATCTTACTTCACGTCGAGAAACTAACGACGAATGGATTTTTGGAAATTCTAAGTATCTAGTGACGCTCAATCACCCGAACAAAACGCTGACTCAGCAAGAAAAAGCCTCTGGGGCCTCGAAGGTCTACACGGAAGTGAAATGCCGCTATAACGGCGAGCCGGATGAAGGATGGTAGAAATAAAAAAGCCCAGCACAAAGCTGGGCTTTTTAGTTTTAGGCAGAGCTAGGAATTAACCTTTGTAAGGTCTGTATTCCATGTGAAGATCTTTTGCCACCGGCTCGTAACATACGTAACCGCCGTAAGTGTTAAGACCTTTCATCAATGCTGGAGACTTCGCCACAGCATCTTCTACACCCATCGCTGCTAGCATTGAACCGTAACGAGAAGTCACGTTTGTTAGAGCGTAAGTAGAAGTTCTTGGCACCACGCCTGGCATATTAGGTACACAGTAATGGATAACGCCATCAACTTCATAAGTTGGGTTTTGGTGGGACGTTGGACGGCAAGTTTCGATACAACCACCTTGGTCTACCGCTACGTCAACAACCACAGAACCTTTAGCCATTGAAGAGATCATGTCTTTAGAAACTAGAGTTGGAGCTTTGTGACCTGTGATCAAAACGCCACCGATAACTAGATCAGAATCTTTTACTGAATCTTCGATGTTTTTCGCGTTCGAGAACAAAGTCATGCAACGACCTTGGAAAATATCATCAAGGTACTCAAGGCGAGCTGTGTTGACGTCAAGGATCGTCACTGAAGCGCCAAGGCCGACAGCCATTTTCGCTGCGTTCGTACCTACAACACCACCACCGATGATTGTGACTTTACCAGGTTTAACACCTGTCACACCACCAAGAAGGATGCCTTTACCAGCGTGGTCTTTTTGAAGATAGAAAGCACCAATTTGAGTCGCCATACGACCTGCAACTTCAGACATAGGAGTCAAAAGAGGCAAAGAACCGTTATCCAATTGGATAGTTTCGTAAGCGATCGCTTTCACTTTGCGTTCACAAAGAACTTTCGTCAATTTTGCTTCTGCAGCCAAGTGAAGGTAAGTGTAAAGGATTTGATTTTCCTTCATCAATTCGTATTCGTCTGGAAGTGGCTCTTTCACTTTTTGGATCATGTCCGCTTTCGCGTACACTTCTTTTTTAGTGTCGATGATTTTCGCGCCGGCTTTTTCGTATTGTTCGTTTGAAATACCAGAACCAACACCCGCATCTTTTTCAACGATAACAGTGTGGCCTTCTTTCACGTACTGGCGTACGCCTGCTTCTGTGATACCAACACGGTTCTCAGAAATTTTAATTTCCTTCGGAATACCGATAATCATATTTGCTCCTGTGGGGTGACATTGAAATCCCCCTCATTTTTGTCTTTTATGATGACTCCGGAACTATGCCAGAACGGTAATAAAATGCAAGCGAGCTAGGGGAAGGTTTAGGTGTCACATTGCGTAAAGAACTTCGACATCTTAGACTGTCATTTTGCGGCTTTTTCCCAGTGAAATCACAGCCAAATCGAAATAAATCCAACTCCACGCCTAAAAATGTGGCAAAGGAGTTGCTCTAGTACTTTTTGGATCAAAACCGTATTGGAGTGTTTTATGAAATTTCTCGGGGCTTTCTCGTTGGTAGTTCTCGCCTCTTTGACTGGACATGCTCAGTCAAACACAACCCCGTGGCGCATTACGCAGCCGACGTGGACTGAAAACCATGAGCGCCAATTCGGTGAATTTGTCACGCGCATCGGTGAAGCCGTCGAAAAACGCCAGTGCTGGAAAGTAGATACCTGCTTACAAAGTACAGCGAATCCCTATTTTGGTTCTGATCCAGCCGGCTTGAAATATTACGCGGATTGTGCGGATCTTCCCTATTACCTTCGCGCTTATTTCTCTTGGAAAAACGGTCTTCCTTTTTCAATCGCCAGCGAAGTGAAACCTAATATCGGTCCTCAAGATGATCCTACGAAAAAAGTGGATGCTCGCTACTCAACAATGGGTAACTACATCACGAAACGTTATGACGTTATTACGAAGAACGGCGTTTTCAAAAACACTCACGTAAACGCCTTTGATGTTTTGAATAATATCGTTCCCGGTTTGACGTTTTCGGGTTCCTTCCGCATGCAGGGAAATGAAGATGCAGAGCTTTTCACTGACTTTTACCCCGTGAAAATCAACCGCGAAGCGATTCGTCCCGGCACCGTTATCTATGATCCGAACGGTCACGTGGCTATCATTTACAAAGTCGCGGATGACGGTCGTATTTTCTATATTGATGCTCATCCCGACAACTCTTTGACGATGGGGATGTACACGCCTAAGTTCGTGCGCAGTAATCCTGCCCAAGGTGCGGGCTTTAAAAACTTCCGTCCTTTGGCTTTAGTTGACGCCAAAGTCGATTCTTCAGGCTCTTATGCTGGAGGAAAGATCGTCGCGGCGATGAACTATCAGTTGCCGAACTATGGCTTGGAACAATTCTATGGAACAGAGCCTGACTCTTCAGGCTGGAGCAAAGGGAAATTCTCGATCCGCGGTCAGCAAGTTCCTTATTATGACTATGTTCGTATGAGCCTCATGCAAGGTGAAGTGCATATTGATCCGTTGAAAGACATGGCGCAATTGACAGATGATATTTGCGTGAGCTTGAAAGACCGGGTTGAAGCCGTGGAAGCCGCTCGCACATCGGGTGTTTATTTAAAAGCTCATCCTGAAAGATTGCCTGTGAATATCTATGGCGCTGAAGGCGAATGGGAAAACTTTGCGACACCTTCGCGCGATGCTCGTTTGAAAGTGGCTTTTGCTGATCTTCTTGTATCGACGAAAGCAAATATCGAACGCTATAAAAAACGTGATCCCGCTATTAAATATAATGGCGGAAATTTAGCCGCAGATTTATTCGCCGTTTATGCGCAAAAAGCTCAAGCATGTCAGTTTACTTACACAACGACGAACGGTCTGACAGTGAAAATGAATCTTGAGGCCGCTCGTCAAAGACTTTTCAATATGAGCTTTGATCCTTATCACTGTATTGAACATCGCTGGGGAGCTCGTTTAGAACAAGAGCTTGCAGCTTGTACGGATGATGAAAACAAACGCGCGTGGTATGAAGCAGAAAAATGGCTTCGTTATCAATCGGAACGTCGTTATGATGCTCGCATGGACTATTCGTTAGACCAATTGACGGGGCCATTGCCTGGCGCCGGAGTCGCAGCACCTGCGGATGTCGACATCGTAGGTTACTTGAAATCTCAGAGATAATCTTTAAAACGCCGAAGCACAGAAACTTCGGCGTTTTCATTTTAAAAACACATCAAAGTCTATCAAGCTTTGCGCAAATCCACTCGGGATACAGATGAGAAAGAACTTCTGAGCTGACGATTTTTCCATCGCCACCACTCTGTTCAAACTTTATCGGCGGAAGCCCCCACTTTGCGGCCATGATGCTGTAATAGCTTTCTTTTGATGGATGAAAAGGTGTTACCGCATTTACCCTAGGCACTACGGTAGTGCCTTCCCCTAAATCATAAATGATGCGAATCAGATCTTCTCGATGAATTAAGTTTACGGGTGCCAAACCATGTTGAACTAAGCCCCGGCCCGCAATTTGGAAAACAGGATGTCTGCTTCCACCGATCAAGCCCCCTGCTCGAACGATCACACACTTTTCGGAATATCTTTTTTGAAGCGCTTGCTCAACGGCGTAGAGCCATTGTCCTGATTCCGAATTGGGCCGTGGCTCTGTAGCTTCGGTGACTTCACCTGAAACATCTCCGTAGACAGAAATAGAACTTACAAAAATAATTTTTTTAAAAGAGTTCTCTGGAATCTTGCCAACGAAATCGGAAGGCGACAGGGTCTTTAATGGCGGCACATTGATTAAAAGAACGTCGCAGAATTCATCCGGAAAAAAATCCTTCTCCCAACTAAAAGAAGATCTGTGGGTACCCCAGTATTTCTGATTTTTCTCGGTAAGGTAGTTTGCGAATTCCGCTCCCAACCATCCTAGACCGATAATTCCCCAAACTTGACTCATAGATCCGCCAATAACCACTTTCGTGGTGCCCCGCTTTTGTCATACAGGCTGATTTCAAAACCTGGAACCCTTATAGATTTGCAGTTCCACATAGTCTACTAAAATGCGTTGTTCTGGTTTTTGGTTGCTTGGAAAATAAGCTTAGGACTTTTTTTGAAAGGGGTTTTTCCATGTTGAAGGTGATCGCGGAGAATTCTCAACACAAGTACATCGAAATTTTGGTGGATGGCGACATTAATAAAGATTCTGTGGCTGCACTGTTAAGTTTAATGCAGCAACGAATTTCCGAGTGGGGTGAAGTCAATGTCCTTGAAGAGGTTCGCGATATCGGAAAAGTGGAACTTGCCGCATTCTGGAAGGATCTTCGTTTCGGAATTAAAAACATGGATAAATTTCCGCGAGCTGCTATCGTCACGGATATTCACTGGGTGAAAAATATTTCTAACTTTTTGGATCCGATTGTTTCTATGGATATTGAGGTGTTTGCGCGCAAGGATATCGACCGCGCTCGCAATTGGTTATCGGGAATTGAACCCGCAACCCCTTCTCCGACTCCGGAAGACCTTCCACCTTCACCTTAAAATTTTTAAGAAATGGGGAAAGGCGCTTTCCCCATTTTTGTGTCAGGCGGATTGATCCTTGATAAGACGACGGATCGCGTTCACGAGTTTTCTAGTTTCAATAGGTTTAGGAACATACATCTCAAAACCAGCATCCAAAGCTCTTGATTCGGTTACTTTAGACGTAAAAGCTGTCAAAGCCAAAGCAGGAATATGATGATCGGCTGTTTCAAGACCGCGCACGGTGCGTATGAACTCGATACCGTTTTTACCCGGAAGACCAATGTCACTTACGATAGCGTCCGGCTTCATCTGTTTTAAGAGTTCTTGCGCTTGATCTGCATTTTCGGCAGCGACAACTTCAACACCGTACTTTTTTAAAATGAGCTTAATCATTCGCAGTGCATCGGGCTCATCCTCGACCACCAAAATGCGACGGCCGCGTAATTCTCGCACGTCAAAGTTTTCAGCTGCAGCCTCGGGCGTTGCATCCTGTCCGTGATAAAGGGGAAATTGCAGAAGAACTTTTGTGCCTTTTCCTTCCCCCTCGCTTTCAATTTTCACTTCGCCACCGTGAAGATCAACCAGGTGTTTCACAATGGAAAGTCCCAGGCCTAATCCCCCATATTTACGGGTGAAGCTGCCATCTTGCTGTCGAAATCGATCAAAAATATAAGGTAAGAATTCGGGCTTAATGCCAACACCACTATCCGTGATCTCGACATAAAGATGCTGGTCATCTTTGCGAGAACGCACTTCGATGCGCCCGTGCTCGGGCGTGAATTTCACAGCATTAGAAAGAATGTTCCATAGAATTTGCGTGAGTCGCACCGAATCCGCCCACAGCGGTGCTTCGGTCAATTGAGCTGAGACCTGTATATCTTTCGCACGCGCCATATTTTCGATGGATTCTAAGGCGTCACCAAGGATCTCTGAAAATTCGAGTTTGTGGGGATCCAGGGAGATTTTACCGGTGATGCTTTTCGAAAGATTCACCAAGTCCTCGACCAAACGAAGTTGAATCGCCGCATTTCTTTGAATAGCCGAAAGGGCCTGAAAGGCCGTCTCGTTTTTACGATCCATTTCTTCAGATAGAATCTCAGCATATCCAAATATAATGCTAATCGGAGTTCGTAATTCATGGGACAGTGTCGCTAAAAACTCGTCCTTCAAACGACTGAGTTCTTGCAGTTCCGTATTTTTATCCGCTAAAAGACGCGCCATTTTTTCAAGGTCATCTCCTTTTACTTCAAGTGCTTGTTCAATCACTTGTCGAGCACGATAAGCTTTGGCGTGATTGCGCACGCGAGCCAATAACTCGACTGCTTGAAAAGGTTTGGTGACGTAGTCTTGCACGCCTTTATTCAAAAGCTTCGCACGAAGGGCATCATCGGCTTTCGCCGTCAAAATTACGACCGGGATAGCCTGCAAAGTTGCGTCAGCCATGACTTGGTCAACAAGGAATTCGCCGCTGTAGTTAGGCATCATCAAATCACTTAAAATTAAATCCGGCTTTACGGCCCGCGCTTTTTCATAACCTTCTTTGCCATCCGAAGCCGTCACACAGCGGAACTCTTCAGACAGAACTTCCACAATAAATTTTTGCAAGTCCGGGCTGTCCTCCACGACCAGTACCAAAGGTGCTTCAGCCCCCGCCTTAGTAGGTTCCGGTTTCGCCTGGGCGCTGAGGGAGTGGGCCTCTTTCAGCTGGTCTACCAATCCCTGCTCTACCAAGCGGAGGTTTTTATTTTCGCCCATAGAAGGACTGACCTGCACATCTTCGCCGGCAAACTGAGGTAGCAGAACTTCAAAAAGGGCGCCGCCTTCGGGAGCTTTTTTTACCTCCACCTTCCCATGCATAAGCTCCACAAAGTCTTTTACAATGGAAAGGCCCAATCCCGTTCCGCCTTTTTCTCTGTTCATGCTGTCTTGAATCTGAAAAAAGCGTTCAAAAATATTTTTTCGCATGTTTTTAGGGATACCGGGGCCACTGTCCGCGACTTGCAATTTGATCTGGGGGTCTTTTGTATTCTGCAATAAGGAAAGACTGCAACGGACCTCCCCATTTTGCGGAGTGAACTTAAAAGCATTACTTAAAAGATTTAATAGAATGCGCAGAAACTTTTCAGGATCAGTTTCCATATTAAGACGATCCGGAGTTTCAATTTTAAAGCGATACCCTTTTTCTTCGGCCAAAACAGAAAAGTTGTCGGCACTTTGTTTGACCAAAGAGGCGGCATCGACTGAAACATAGTGAGCCGTCATTTCCTGCGCATCAAATTTTGCGACATCTAAAAGATCATTCACCTGGCGCAAAAGAATCTGACTGTTTCTTTTTACGAGTTCTAAGTAATTCCTTTGCGATGCCGTAAGGCTGTTATCGCCTAAAAGCTTCTCTACGGGTCCTAAAATTAATGAAACCGGAGTTCGCAGTTCGTGACTGACGTTGGCGAAAAA of Bdellovibrio bacteriovorus contains these proteins:
- the ald gene encoding alanine dehydrogenase is translated as MIIGIPKEIKISENRVGITEAGVRQYVKEGHTVIVEKDAGVGSGISNEQYEKAGAKIIDTKKEVYAKADMIQKVKEPLPDEYELMKENQILYTYLHLAAEAKLTKVLCERKVKAIAYETIQLDNGSLPLLTPMSEVAGRMATQIGAFYLQKDHAGKGILLGGVTGVKPGKVTIIGGGVVGTNAAKMAVGLGASVTILDVNTARLEYLDDIFQGRCMTLFSNAKNIEDSVKDSDLVIGGVLITGHKAPTLVSKDMISSMAKGSVVVDVAVDQGGCIETCRPTSHQNPTYEVDGVIHYCVPNMPGVVPRTSTYALTNVTSRYGSMLAAMGVEDAVAKSPALMKGLNTYGGYVCYEPVAKDLHMEYRPYKG
- a CDS encoding STAS/SEC14 domain-containing protein; protein product: MLKVIAENSQHKYIEILVDGDINKDSVAALLSLMQQRISEWGEVNVLEEVRDIGKVELAAFWKDLRFGIKNMDKFPRAAIVTDIHWVKNISNFLDPIVSMDIEVFARKDIDRARNWLSGIEPATPSPTPEDLPPSP
- a CDS encoding ATP-binding protein, whose amino-acid sequence is MARQNEPDFRALFEGIPGLYLVLTPDFHMVAMSDAYAKSTFLKREEVIGKYMFDVFPENPSEEAATGKNNVRASFQQVVDTKQASTMAVQKYDIRRPDGTYEERYWSPINLPFFNKEGELIYIIHKVEDVTEFVNMRKHEQEQSKINEELKNQVGLMESDVLERAQEIQVTNKKLEALNKSLELREKELREANEQLAILDKQRTHFFANVSHELRTPVSLILGPVEKLLGDNSLTASQRNYLELVKRNSQILLRQVNDLLDVAKFDAQEMTAHYVSVDAASLVKQSADNFSVLAEEKGYRFKIETPDRLNMETDPEKFLRILLNLLSNAFKFTPQNGEVRCSLSLLQNTKDPQIKLQVADSGPGIPKNMRKNIFERFFQIQDSMNREKGGTGLGLSIVKDFVELMHGKVEVKKAPEGGALFEVLLPQFAGEDVQVSPSMGENKNLRLVEQGLVDQLKEAHSLSAQAKPEPTKAGAEAPLVLVVEDSPDLQKFIVEVLSEEFRCVTASDGKEGYEKARAVKPDLILSDLMMPNYSGEFLVDQVMADATLQAIPVVILTAKADDALRAKLLNKGVQDYVTKPFQAVELLARVRNHAKAYRARQVIEQALEVKGDDLEKMARLLADKNTELQELSRLKDEFLATLSHELRTPISIIFGYAEILSEEMDRKNETAFQALSAIQRNAAIQLRLVEDLVNLSKSITGKISLDPHKLEFSEILGDALESIENMARAKDIQVSAQLTEAPLWADSVRLTQILWNILSNAVKFTPEHGRIEVRSRKDDQHLYVEITDSGVGIKPEFLPYIFDRFRQQDGSFTRKYGGLGLGLSIVKHLVDLHGGEVKIESEGEGKGTKVLLQFPLYHGQDATPEAAAENFDVRELRGRRILVVEDEPDALRMIKLILKKYGVEVVAAENADQAQELLKQMKPDAIVSDIGLPGKNGIEFIRTVRGLETADHHIPALALTAFTSKVTESRALDAGFEMYVPKPIETRKLVNAIRRLIKDQSA